The following proteins come from a genomic window of Salvia hispanica cultivar TCC Black 2014 chromosome 4, UniMelb_Shisp_WGS_1.0, whole genome shotgun sequence:
- the LOC125220214 gene encoding uncharacterized protein LOC125220214, producing MALISAFLEILQKPTIGDVVLELMAFTTPIWAAIVVGVLLGWAWKPNWANLTVGFLENGGEVKKSAAALSQFVASVPSLCSLKRHFSLEASNSSESSIPCFEYSSSRLETEKTSAVNEDDLKHFHKLVEEKDGGPVWIQMMDRSTPNMSYQAWRRDLETGPPQYRSRTIYEDATPEMLKDFFWDDEFRAKWGELKMETASVTWRSFWQEYFGLDICLGEFEKSDDTPLLNSAESKRDGRSTASEILLFHYEDMGIPWEIAKLGVRQGMWGAVKKIDPGLRAYQKHRASGAPLSRSATMAQINAKVDVDALEAQESTSTSAPEATALVSDEKPSRRGISKALVVGGALALACSIDRGLLTKAVIFGVARKFARTGQRL from the exons ATGGCGTTAATTTCTGCATTTCTTGAGATTCTGCAAAAGCCCACAATTGGGGATGTGGTGCTTGAGCTAATGGCGTTCACGACGCCCATATGGGCGGCCATCGTCGTCGGCGTTTTGCTGGGCTGGGCGTGGAAGCCCAACTGGGCTAATTTGACTGTAGGATTTCTTGAGAACGGCGGAGAGGTGAAGAAATCAGCGGCGGCGCTGTCGCAATTCGTTGCTTCAGTCCCCAGCTTGTGCTCATTGAAGCGGCATTTCTCGCTTGAGGCTTCAAACTCATCCGAGTCTTCAATTCCGTGCTTTGAATACAG TTCATCAAGGCTGGAGACTGAGAAAACGAGTGCTGTGAATGAGGATGATCTCAAGCATTTTCACAAGCTTGTTGAGGAGAAAGATGGTGGGCCTGTTTGGATCCAGATGATGGATAGGTCAACTCCCAATATGAGCTACCAAGCTTGGAGAAGAGATCTTGAG ACTGGACCTCCACAATATCGTAGTAGAACTATTTATGAAGATGCCACCCCTGAAATGTTGAAAGATTTCTTCTGGGACGACGAATTCAGAGCGAAATGGGGTGAACTT aaaatggaaacagcTTCTGTTACTTGGAGATCTTTTTGGCAAGAATACTTTGGATTAGATATTTGCTTGGGTGAATTCGAAAAATCTGATGACACGCCCTTGTTGAATTCAGCTGAATCAAAGAGAGATGGGCGGTCTACTGCTAGTGAGATTCTTCTGTTCCACTACGAAGACATGGGCATACCATGGGAGATCGCAAAACTTGGTGTCCGGCAAGGGATGTGGGGCGCTGTCAAGAAGATCGACCCTGGCTTGCGTGCCTACCAGAAGCACAGAGCATCTGGAGCACCACTCTCGCGCTCTGCAACTATGGCTCAAATAAACGCTAAAGTTGACGTGGACGCCTTGGAAGCCCAGGAGAGCACGAGTACTTCTGCACCAGAGGCCACAGCTCTTGTTTCAGATGAGAAGCCATCGCGTAGAGGCATCTCAAAGGCTCTCGTTGTTGGTGGGGCCCTCGCCCTAGCTTGCTCCATCGACAGAGGGCTTCTGACGAAAGCGGTTATTTTTGGCGTTGCGAGAAAGTTTGCAAGAACAGGGCAGAGGTTATGA
- the LOC125223463 gene encoding brassinosteroid-responsive RING protein 1-like: MGFLFYAIKLPRFITLSFFLNLISHAHYLFIAALTHLRLYKHSPPQESPDSGAAASNYILILDTSSPSLVPIPVHVVTAAIKTRVPVIEYEELARRGGGGGGEKGCSICLECIEERDEVRELCNCRHLFHRECLDTWIDEGRVTCPLCRSMLLPPRVNQNQDS; encoded by the coding sequence ATGGGATTCCTCTTCTACGCCATCAAATTGCCCAGATTCATAACCCTATCCTTCTTCCTCAACCTAATCTCCCACGCCCACTACCTCTTCATCGCCGCCCTCACCCATCTCCGCCTCTACAAGCACTCTCCGCCCCAGGAATCGCCGGATTCCGGCGCCGCCGCCAGCAATTACATCCTGATACTCGACACCTCCTCCCCCTCTCTCGTCCCCATCCCGGTCCACGTCGTGACGGCCGCGATCAAGACCCGGGTCCCCGTAATCGAGTACGAGGAACTCGCCCGCcgcggcggaggcggcgggGGAGAGAAGGGGTGTAGTATATGCTTGGAGTGTATAGAAGAGAGGGATGAAGTCAGAGAGCTGTGCAATTGTAGGCATTTGTTTCATAGGGAGTGTTTGGACACGTGGATTGATGAGGGACGCGTCACGTGTCCTTTGTGTAGGTCCATGTTGTTGCCTCCAAGAGTgaatcaaaatcaagattcttag
- the LOC125218705 gene encoding glucan endo-1,3-beta-glucosidase 11-like — MELMSPLRLPLFLFSAALVLHLAFSLGINYGQLGNNLPHPESVVPLVKSMGVRSVKLYDADPRVLKAFANSGVEFMVSLGNEELGRMRDPKQAAAWVKANVQCYLPATKITFIAIGNEVLTLNDSALSSNLLPAMESVHAALVSLNLDKQVAVTTAHNLAILDVSYPPSAGQFRRDLAPKLACILEFHSKVGSPFLVNAYPFFAYKANPKQVQLDFVLFGPGSGIIDPGSGLRYDNMFHAQVDAAHAAMEKLGYKSVCLQISETGWPSKGEADEAGATAENARLYNGNLMKLKKGTPMRPNADLNVHVFALFNENQKPGPTSERNFGLFKPDGTPVYNLGFNTTGLGSGSGSVSGNSSVSDGGTSSPSDGYLAITSDHARSLPLQGALSILCMAVLAVVAFHL; from the exons ATGGAGTTAATGAGTCCCCTCCGCCTCCCGCTCTTCCTCTTCTCAG CGGCATTGGTGTTGCATTTGGCATTTTCATTGGGAATCAACTACGGCCAGCTCGGAAACAACCTCCCCCACCCGGAATCAGTGGTCCCGCTCGTCAAATCCATGGGCGTCCGCAGCGTGAAGCTCTACGACGCCGATCCCCGCGTCCTGAAAGCCTTCGCCAACTCCGGCGTGGAATTCATGGTCAGCCTGGGCAACGAGGAGCTCGGCCGCATGCGCGACCCGAAGCAGGCCGCCGCGTGGGTGAAAGCCAACGTCCAGTGCTACCTCCCGGCCACCAAAATCACCTTCATCGCCATCGGCAACGAGGTCCTCACCCTCAACGACTCCGCCCTCTCCAGCAACCTCCTCCCGGCGATGGAATCCGTCCACGCCGCCCTCGTCTCGCTCAACCTCGACAAACAGGTCGCCGTCACCACCGCGCACAACCTCGCCATCCTAGACGTCTCGTACCCGCCCTCCGCCGGCCAATTCCGCCGCGATCTGGCGCCGAAGCTCGCCTGCATCCTCGAATTCCACAGCAAGGTCGGATCGCCCTTCCTCGTCAACGCCTACCCCTTCTTCGCCTACAAGGCCAATCCGAAGCAGGTGCAGCTGGATTTCGTGCTGTTCGGGCCGGGATCGGGGATAATCGACCCAGGATCGGGCCTGCGCTACGACAACATGTTCCACGCGCAGGTGGACGCGGCGCACGCGGCGATGGAGAAGCTAGGGTATAAGAGTGTGTGTTTGCAGATCTCGGAGACGGGGTGGCCGTCCAAGGGGGAGGCCGACGAGGCGGGGGCGACGGCGGAGAACGCGCGGCTGTACAACGGGAATTTGATGAAGCTGAAGAAGGGGACGCCGATGAGGCCGAATGCGGACTTGAATGTGCACGTGTTTGCCTTGTTTAATGAGAATCAGAAGCCCGGCCCCACCTCTGAGAGGAATTTCGGGCTGTTCAAGCCCGATGGAACCCCGGTTTATAATTTGGGGTTTAATACGACGGGATTGGGATCGGGATCGGGATCGGTGAGTGGTAACTCTTCCGTGTCGGATGGCGGCACGTCCTCGCCCTCCGACGGCTACTTGGCAATTACTTCCGACCATGCG AGGAGCCTTCCTCTCCAAGGGGCACTATCAATTTTGTGCATGGCGGTTTTGGCCGTTGTAGCATTTCATCTCTGA